From [Clostridium] symbiosum, a single genomic window includes:
- a CDS encoding LysR family transcriptional regulator: MQSNQEIFLLVAEEMSISRAAQRAFVSQQCVSDHIKRMEQNYGVKLFTRKPRFQLTEAGLSMLHSLQKIQAIESSLQESLAKRASGMKGSFTMGISASRAQIFLPWVMPEYSRAFPDVEIRFFMNDTVVLAENLRKGNVDLFMGVNTPYAEDFAITPLCEDELCFMISDGLLKRRFGDQSGSFLSSEIDLHQFTDIPFIKSYSTGVINSALQEYLDQCHIDLYSPYQISDTDTQISLCAKGVGAGIAPYMLLSRINSHNINCSKEEYIHILPVKNFKKFLRIDLISLNYIEKPLYIRAFEEMSVRAVRENYLRGTLDE; encoded by the coding sequence TTGCAGTCAAATCAGGAGATCTTTTTATTAGTTGCCGAAGAAATGAGTATCAGCCGCGCAGCGCAGCGCGCCTTTGTCTCACAGCAGTGCGTCAGCGATCACATCAAGCGGATGGAACAGAATTACGGAGTGAAGCTGTTTACGAGGAAACCCCGCTTCCAGCTCACCGAAGCCGGACTGTCGATGCTCCACTCCCTTCAGAAAATCCAGGCCATCGAGAGCAGCCTGCAGGAGAGCCTGGCCAAGCGTGCCAGCGGGATGAAGGGCAGCTTTACCATGGGAATCAGCGCGTCCCGCGCCCAAATCTTCCTGCCCTGGGTCATGCCGGAATACTCCCGTGCTTTTCCGGACGTGGAGATCCGTTTTTTCATGAATGACACCGTAGTCCTGGCTGAAAATCTCAGGAAGGGCAATGTGGATTTGTTTATGGGCGTCAATACCCCCTACGCCGAAGATTTTGCCATTACCCCGCTGTGTGAAGATGAGCTTTGCTTTATGATTTCAGACGGACTGCTGAAACGCCGTTTCGGCGATCAGTCCGGGAGCTTTCTGTCATCCGAGATCGATCTGCACCAGTTTACCGATATCCCGTTTATCAAGAGCTATTCCACTGGCGTCATCAACTCCGCCCTGCAGGAATACCTGGATCAGTGCCATATTGATCTCTATTCCCCTTACCAGATCAGTGACACGGACACCCAGATTTCCCTGTGCGCCAAAGGCGTGGGCGCCGGAATCGCTCCCTACATGTTATTGTCCCGGATTAACAGCCATAATATAAACTGCAGTAAAGAGGAATATATCCACATTCTTCCTGTTAAAAATTTCAAGAAATTCCTCCGAATTGATTTGATTTCACTGAACTATATTGAAAAACCGCTTTATATCCGGGCTTTTGAGGAGATGTCCGTACGGGCGGTGCGGGAAAATTATTTAAGGGGAACTCTAGATGAGTAA
- a CDS encoding carbon-nitrogen hydrolase family protein, with protein MDQFKIALIQSSWALGDVKANVRKAEEKIREACGNGANFVCLPEGFNTGYYCFDYVTMKNAAEPLDGETITKMRSLAKELGIHLLAPIMMTAGTGIVENTAVLIDDEGVVLGHYSKSHLVGAEQLHLNRGRKFPVFRTKYGTIGIVICYDICFPETTRILALEGADLILCPAAWRDGSYFRDWLNQVTEVRALDNNVFVALINFTGELPDSPFCGCSQVVSPIGKVLGRCSPDREEILYQDIDMSMVHKERMGNTVMIDRHPELYSRITE; from the coding sequence ATGGATCAATTTAAAATAGCACTGATTCAGTCATCGTGGGCATTGGGGGACGTGAAGGCCAATGTCCGTAAAGCGGAAGAAAAGATCCGCGAGGCGTGCGGCAATGGAGCCAATTTCGTCTGCCTGCCCGAAGGATTTAATACGGGATATTACTGTTTCGATTATGTGACAATGAAAAATGCGGCCGAACCCCTGGACGGAGAAACAATTACTAAGATGAGGAGTCTGGCAAAGGAGCTGGGAATCCACCTCCTGGCGCCGATTATGATGACGGCCGGCACCGGAATTGTCGAAAACACGGCGGTTCTGATTGACGATGAGGGCGTTGTGCTCGGCCATTATTCCAAATCCCACCTGGTAGGGGCGGAACAGCTTCATTTGAACAGGGGAAGGAAATTCCCGGTATTTCGGACAAAATATGGAACCATCGGCATTGTCATCTGTTACGATATCTGTTTCCCGGAGACAACCCGTATCCTTGCACTTGAGGGGGCGGATTTGATCCTGTGTCCGGCGGCATGGAGGGACGGGTCTTATTTCAGGGACTGGCTGAACCAGGTGACGGAGGTGCGTGCACTGGACAACAATGTCTTTGTGGCGCTGATAAATTTCACGGGAGAACTGCCTGATTCGCCGTTCTGCGGCTGCAGCCAGGTGGTCAGCCCGATTGGAAAGGTGCTGGGAAGATGTTCACCGGATCGTGAGGAGATTCTCTATCAGGATATTGATATGAGCATGGTGCACAAAGAGCGGATGGGAAATACGGTGATGATCGACCGTCATCCGGAATTATATTCACGTATTACCGAATAG
- a CDS encoding DUF6282 family protein, with amino-acid sequence MEHDRREQVKELLRGAYDLHVHPAPSAFSRALDDWELMQEADGAGMAGVLIKSHYGCTAARAATVNRKSGCRAKAYGGLALNWPTGGLNPYAVENCLHEGGILIWMPTRDAGHCLEFGPMPGDFFSRPGITILDGEGKILPEVYEIMDIVKKYGAYLGTGHLSREESVRLCRLGRGRGVNMILTHPEWSRTRIDGAMQAELASLGVVIEKNWVNLAEGTVTAEEMAANIRLSGVEHTYMATDRGQKGFEHPARGMALFMETLLENGFSEKEIITMSHTVPSCIADRQAAF; translated from the coding sequence ATGGAACATGACAGGAGAGAACAGGTAAAGGAATTGCTGAGAGGAGCCTATGATCTCCACGTACACCCGGCGCCGTCGGCATTCAGCCGGGCGCTGGACGACTGGGAGCTGATGCAGGAGGCGGACGGGGCGGGGATGGCCGGTGTCCTGATTAAATCACACTATGGCTGCACGGCCGCCAGGGCCGCGACGGTCAACCGAAAGAGCGGCTGCCGGGCAAAAGCGTACGGCGGTCTGGCCCTCAATTGGCCCACGGGCGGGCTGAACCCCTATGCGGTGGAAAACTGCCTCCATGAGGGAGGGATTCTCATATGGATGCCCACCCGGGACGCCGGGCACTGCCTGGAATTCGGGCCGATGCCGGGAGATTTCTTCAGCCGGCCGGGCATTACGATCCTGGACGGGGAGGGAAAGATTCTTCCGGAGGTCTATGAGATTATGGACATTGTCAAAAAATACGGAGCATATCTTGGAACCGGGCACTTAAGCCGGGAGGAATCGGTACGGCTCTGCCGTTTGGGGAGAGGGCGCGGGGTAAATATGATACTGACCCATCCCGAGTGGAGCAGAACCAGAATTGACGGCGCCATGCAGGCGGAGCTGGCATCCCTGGGAGTTGTGATTGAAAAAAACTGGGTCAATCTGGCGGAAGGCACCGTAACAGCGGAGGAAATGGCTGCCAATATCCGGCTGTCCGGTGTGGAACACACCTATATGGCAACAGACAGAGGGCAAAAGGGATTCGAACATCCGGCCCGTGGAATGGCGCTTTTTATGGAGACGCTTCTTGAAAACGGATTCAGCGAAAAAGAAATCATTACGATGTCCCATACCGTACCGTCATGTATTGCAGACCGTCAGGCAGCGTTTTAA
- the ilvD gene encoding dihydroxy-acid dehydratase, translated as MDESRFQYSEYKSGELINGIERSAHRALLYSTGLDTDDLHKPLIAVVNSFTEMVPGHIHLREIAEHVKAGIWEAGGIPREFSTIALCDGICQGHRGMSYPLPSRENIADAVEMMIEAHHFDAMVMLPGCDKIVPGMIMAAARVNIPAIILPGGPMMAGSYKDKEVITLTDMREFIGQVQTGKMSVDDLLEIEKRALPTYGTCAMLGTANSMSCMAEILGLALPHSCTALAVSADKRRFAKQSGKRAVEMIKEDLTARKILSRDALLNGISAAMAMGASTNTVLHLMSIANEAKVKLDLKDFDRISRKVPYLCNLKPSGKYPLSVLHENGGVPSVLKAIESRLEPNHMTVTGKTMIENLKDVPLVENDVIYPFDKPKNEEGGIAVLYGSLAPDGAVVKKSGVKPSMYQFTGRARVFHSMEDASHAVSTDQIKEGDVIVIRYEGPKGGPGMREMHMTTSLLVGRGMDESCALVTDGRFSGSTRGPCIGHISPEAAAGGPIAAVEDGDRIIIDIPNRRLDLEVPDEVIKERLKKVKPLVKPRTPALEKYAALVTSADQGAVLRVPDILKNEINGGTK; from the coding sequence ATGGATGAATCAAGATTCCAATACAGCGAATATAAAAGCGGCGAGCTGATTAACGGCATCGAACGTTCCGCCCACCGCGCCCTGCTGTACAGCACAGGCCTTGATACGGACGACTTACATAAACCGTTGATTGCTGTGGTGAATTCCTTTACCGAGATGGTTCCCGGCCACATTCATCTGAGAGAGATAGCGGAGCATGTAAAAGCGGGGATTTGGGAGGCCGGGGGAATTCCCCGTGAATTCAGCACCATAGCCCTTTGCGATGGTATCTGCCAGGGACACCGGGGAATGAGTTACCCCCTCCCCAGCAGGGAAAATATTGCCGATGCCGTAGAAATGATGATAGAGGCGCATCATTTTGACGCAATGGTCATGCTGCCGGGATGTGACAAGATTGTTCCCGGCATGATTATGGCAGCGGCCAGAGTGAACATTCCCGCAATCATCCTGCCGGGTGGTCCGATGATGGCAGGAAGCTATAAAGATAAGGAAGTCATAACACTGACCGACATGAGGGAATTTATCGGCCAGGTCCAGACCGGGAAAATGTCGGTGGACGATTTGCTGGAGATTGAAAAGAGAGCGCTTCCGACTTACGGAACATGCGCTATGCTCGGAACGGCAAACTCCATGAGCTGTATGGCGGAAATACTGGGACTGGCGCTTCCGCACAGCTGTACGGCTCTCGCCGTGTCGGCCGATAAGCGCAGATTTGCAAAGCAGTCGGGCAAACGCGCCGTGGAGATGATTAAGGAAGATTTGACGGCCAGGAAAATCCTGTCCAGGGACGCCCTGTTAAACGGTATCAGCGCCGCCATGGCGATGGGAGCATCCACCAATACGGTTCTTCATCTGATGTCCATCGCAAATGAGGCAAAGGTGAAGCTGGATCTGAAAGATTTCGACCGCATCAGCCGGAAGGTTCCCTATCTCTGCAACCTCAAGCCGTCCGGAAAGTATCCTCTTTCCGTCCTGCATGAGAACGGCGGGGTTCCGTCCGTACTGAAGGCAATTGAGAGCAGGCTGGAACCAAACCACATGACGGTGACCGGAAAGACGATGATAGAAAATCTGAAGGACGTGCCTCTTGTGGAAAACGACGTGATTTACCCATTTGACAAGCCTAAGAATGAAGAAGGCGGAATCGCCGTCTTATACGGCAGCCTGGCTCCGGACGGAGCCGTTGTTAAAAAGTCCGGCGTGAAGCCGTCCATGTACCAGTTTACGGGCCGCGCCAGGGTATTCCATTCCATGGAGGATGCAAGCCATGCTGTTTCAACGGACCAGATTAAAGAGGGCGATGTGATAGTTATACGCTACGAAGGCCCGAAAGGCGGACCTGGAATGAGGGAGATGCATATGACAACCTCGCTTCTGGTGGGAAGAGGAATGGACGAGAGCTGTGCCCTGGTTACCGACGGACGCTTCTCCGGTTCCACGAGAGGACCGTGCATCGGCCATATCTCCCCGGAGGCGGCCGCGGGCGGACCAATTGCCGCAGTGGAGGATGGGGACAGGATTATCATCGACATACCAAACCGCAGACTGGATTTGGAGGTGCCGGATGAAGTGATTAAAGAGCGCCTGAAAAAGGTGAAACCGCTTGTAAAGCCCAGAACGCCCGCCCTGGAGAAATACGCCGCCCTGGTTACATCAGCCGATCAGGGAGCGGTGCTGAGAGTGCCTGACATATTAAAGAATGAAATAAACGGGGGAACGAAATGA
- a CDS encoding CocE/NonD family hydrolase: protein MITKPMYFYSNCYRLAAALYLPDDYKEGEKLPCIIPNSGYIGLNAIYPALFARALTKRGYACFGFDYRGFLQNEGPAGVCKLDEQVEDIRNAVTFAGTLPEVDADRIGLLGWAMAAGLSFREAQLDKRVRAVAGLNGFYCGERWLHQVFSHVDFVKMQKEIGEEEIRIVKEGTRRFDNPFHFYPLDPDTEEVVHDNLYTVDGYGQEISLELGRSLMDFNSEKNIEDVKVPAFIGHGKYNLLHPISESELFYDKLQCEKTFYAIEGKHNDFMFDDHEVFEKLIGELDRFFQKI, encoded by the coding sequence ATGATAACAAAACCGATGTACTTTTACAGTAACTGTTACCGTCTGGCGGCCGCACTTTACCTTCCGGACGACTATAAAGAGGGGGAGAAACTTCCCTGTATTATCCCGAATTCCGGTTATATTGGATTAAACGCAATTTATCCGGCATTATTTGCCCGCGCCCTGACAAAGAGGGGCTACGCCTGTTTTGGCTTTGATTACCGCGGTTTCCTTCAGAATGAGGGGCCTGCCGGCGTATGTAAGCTGGATGAGCAGGTGGAAGATATCAGAAACGCCGTTACGTTTGCCGGGACGCTTCCCGAGGTCGACGCAGACCGGATTGGACTGCTTGGCTGGGCCATGGCGGCAGGCCTTTCCTTCAGGGAGGCGCAGCTTGATAAGCGCGTCAGGGCCGTCGCAGGCTTAAACGGCTTCTACTGCGGCGAGAGATGGCTCCACCAGGTCTTCTCCCATGTAGACTTTGTCAAGATGCAGAAAGAGATCGGGGAGGAGGAAATCCGGATTGTAAAGGAAGGCACGAGGCGGTTTGATAACCCGTTCCACTTTTATCCGCTGGATCCCGACACCGAGGAAGTTGTCCATGATAATCTCTATACGGTGGATGGCTACGGTCAGGAGATTTCCCTGGAACTGGGCCGTTCCCTGATGGACTTCAACTCCGAGAAAAATATTGAGGACGTGAAAGTCCCGGCTTTTATCGGACACGGCAAATACAATCTGCTCCACCCAATCAGCGAATCCGAACTGTTTTACGATAAGCTGCAGTGCGAAAAAACCTTCTATGCAATCGAAGGAAAGCACAACGACTTCATGTTTGACGATCATGAAGTATTTGAAAAACTGATCGGGGAGCTGGATCGCTTCTTTCAGAAAATTTGA
- a CDS encoding glucose-1-phosphate adenylyltransferase, whose product MIKKEMIAMLLAGGQGSRLGVLTQKVAKPAVSFGGKYRIIDFPLSNCINSGVDTVGVLTQYQPLRLNAHIGIGIPWDLDRNVGGVTVLPPYEKSIGSDWYTGTANAIYQNLEYMENYNPEYVLILSGDHIYKMDYEVMLEYHKANNADVTIAAMQVPIEEASRFGIVITDDNNRISEFEEKPENPRSNLASMGIYIFSWQVLKDALIKLSEEPGCDFGKHIIPFCHSAGKRIFAYEYNGYWKDVGTLGSYWEANMELIDIIPEFNLYEEYWKIYTKSDIIPPQYISENSKIERSIIGEGTEIYGEVSNSVIGAGVTIGEGAVIKDSIIMKGSVIGAGAVVDKAIIAEDVTVGEGAVLGEGEMAPSKYDPKVYQFELVVVGERSTIPGKVRIGRNTAISGETTPDDYHGGVLESGDYIIKAGGVQ is encoded by the coding sequence GTGATTAAAAAAGAAATGATTGCTATGCTCTTAGCAGGAGGACAAGGCAGCCGGCTTGGCGTTTTGACTCAGAAGGTTGCGAAACCCGCAGTTTCATTTGGCGGTAAATACCGTATTATTGATTTTCCGCTCAGTAACTGCATCAATTCCGGAGTAGATACAGTCGGAGTTTTAACACAATACCAGCCGCTGCGCCTGAATGCGCATATTGGCATTGGTATCCCGTGGGATCTTGACCGTAACGTAGGCGGTGTAACCGTCCTTCCTCCTTATGAGAAAAGTATTGGAAGTGACTGGTACACCGGAACAGCGAATGCGATCTATCAGAATCTTGAGTACATGGAGAATTACAATCCGGAGTATGTCCTGATTCTTTCCGGCGACCACATCTACAAGATGGATTATGAGGTAATGCTTGAATATCACAAAGCGAATAATGCAGATGTTACAATTGCTGCCATGCAGGTTCCGATCGAGGAAGCCAGCCGGTTCGGTATTGTTATTACAGATGACAATAACCGGATTTCGGAGTTTGAGGAGAAACCGGAGAACCCGAGAAGCAACCTGGCATCGATGGGTATTTATATCTTCAGCTGGCAGGTGCTCAAAGATGCGCTGATTAAGCTGTCGGAAGAACCTGGATGTGATTTTGGAAAACATATTATTCCGTTCTGCCATTCAGCAGGTAAGAGGATTTTTGCATATGAGTACAACGGATATTGGAAAGATGTTGGGACTTTGGGATCCTACTGGGAAGCCAATATGGAATTAATCGATATTATCCCCGAGTTTAACTTATATGAAGAATACTGGAAGATTTATACCAAGAGTGACATTATCCCTCCTCAATACATATCTGAAAATTCAAAGATTGAGAGAAGTATCATAGGCGAGGGAACGGAAATCTATGGAGAAGTCAGCAATTCTGTGATTGGAGCAGGCGTAACAATCGGAGAAGGCGCCGTAATCAAAGATTCCATTATTATGAAGGGAAGTGTAATCGGAGCGGGAGCCGTAGTGGATAAAGCCATCATTGCGGAGGATGTTACGGTTGGAGAAGGCGCAGTGCTCGGAGAAGGCGAGATGGCACCGAGTAAATATGATCCGAAGGTATATCAGTTTGAACTGGTGGTGGTAGGAGAGCGTTCCACGATTCCCGGCAAGGTCAGAATCGGAAGGAATACGGCGATTTCCGGAGAGACCACACCGGATGATTACCATGGCGGAGTACTTGAAAGCGGCGATTACATAATAAAGGCAGGTGGAGTACAATGA
- the glgD gene encoding glucose-1-phosphate adenylyltransferase subunit GlgD: protein MRAIGIVLAGGNSKRMRELSNKRAIAAMPIAGSYRSVDFALSNMSNSHIQSVAVLTQYNSRSLNEHLSSSKWWDFGRKQGGMYVFTPTITAESSDWYRGTADALFQNLDFLKKSHEPYVVLASGDGVYKLDYNKVLEYHIEKKADITVVCKEMGPEADVTRFGLVKTNDDGRITDFEEKPMVATSNTISCGIYVIRRRQLIELIERCAAEDRYDFVTDILVRYKNLKRIYAYKLGTYWNNIASVDAYYKTNMDFLKPEVRHYFFKEYPEIYSKVDDLPPAKYNPGAVVRNSLVSSGCILNGTVENSVLFKKVYVGNNCVIKNSIILNDVYIGDNTVIENCVVESRDTIRANTTHIGTPDNLKIVIEKNERFTL from the coding sequence ATGAGAGCAATTGGTATTGTTTTAGCAGGCGGCAACAGCAAGAGAATGAGAGAGTTATCCAATAAGAGAGCGATCGCTGCAATGCCTATCGCAGGCAGCTACCGCAGTGTCGATTTTGCTCTGAGTAACATGAGCAACTCCCATATCCAGAGTGTTGCAGTGCTTACACAGTATAATTCCCGATCCCTGAATGAACACCTCAGCTCTTCCAAATGGTGGGATTTCGGAAGAAAACAGGGCGGCATGTATGTGTTCACGCCTACAATCACGGCGGAGAGCAGCGACTGGTACAGAGGAACGGCAGACGCCCTCTTCCAGAACCTGGATTTTCTGAAGAAAAGCCACGAGCCTTATGTAGTTCTTGCCAGCGGCGACGGAGTCTATAAACTTGATTATAATAAAGTACTTGAATATCATATTGAGAAGAAAGCAGACATCACGGTAGTATGCAAAGAGATGGGGCCGGAGGCCGATGTCACAAGATTCGGTCTTGTGAAGACCAACGACGACGGCCGTATCACCGATTTTGAAGAGAAACCGATGGTTGCCACCTCCAACACGATTTCCTGCGGTATTTATGTAATACGCAGACGGCAGCTCATTGAGCTGATCGAGCGTTGCGCAGCGGAAGACAGATATGACTTTGTCACGGACATTCTGGTGCGTTATAAGAATCTGAAGCGTATTTATGCATATAAGCTGGGGACTTACTGGAACAATATCGCTTCTGTAGACGCATACTACAAGACGAACATGGATTTCTTGAAACCGGAAGTAAGACATTATTTCTTTAAAGAGTATCCGGAGATTTATTCCAAAGTAGACGATCTGCCTCCGGCAAAATACAATCCGGGCGCGGTAGTCAGGAACAGCCTCGTATCCAGCGGATGTATCCTGAACGGAACGGTGGAGAATTCAGTTCTTTTTAAGAAGGTTTATGTTGGCAACAACTGCGTAATCAAGAATTCAATCATTTTAAACGACGTATATATTGGGGATAACACTGTAATCGAAAACTGTGTTGTGGAGAGCCGCGATACCATCCGCGCCAACACAACGCACATCGGTACACCGGACAACTTAAAGATTGTCATCGAGAAGAACGAGCGATTTACATTATAA
- the spoVG gene encoding septation regulator SpoVG, whose protein sequence is MQITDVRVRRIEKEGKMKAIVSITLDNEFVVHDIKVIEGEKGLFIAMPSRKAADGEYRDIAHPINSCTRDMIQSIILAKYEATALEMADEEAHEQA, encoded by the coding sequence ATGCAGATTACGGACGTAAGAGTAAGAAGAATTGAAAAAGAAGGCAAGATGAAGGCCATCGTATCCATTACGCTGGACAATGAATTTGTAGTCCACGATATCAAAGTGATAGAGGGGGAGAAGGGACTGTTCATCGCAATGCCTAGCCGCAAAGCTGCGGACGGTGAATACCGTGATATCGCGCATCCGATTAATTCCTGTACGCGCGACATGATTCAGAGTATTATTCTTGCCAAATATGAAGCAACTGCCCTGGAAATGGCTGACGAAGAGGCACACGAGCAGGCTTGA
- a CDS encoding Na+/H+ antiporter NhaC family protein translates to MSGTIFALIPPIVAIALALITKEVYLSLLIGILSGAFLFTGLNPIHAVETVIAIMGDKIGGNVNILLFLSFLGIVVALITKSGASRAYGEWAAHSIKSRKGALLATMFLGSLIFVDDYFNCLTVGTVMRPVTDKHKITRAKLAYIIDATAAPICIIAPISSWAAAVGSSLPEDSGVDGFGLFLRTIPFNLYAILTIIFMLFIIIGGFDFSAMRKYNERVEREGKEKTIDADAVTIAGNGKVIDLVAPILILIAFCVSGMLYTGGIMDGVGIVEAFANCDSALSLVLGSFFTLVFIFIFYLVRKVIHFSEFCESFTIGIKAMIPAIMILCLAWTLSGICSADYLNIGGYVGSVVGGSALVGALMPAIMFLVACGLAFSTGTSWGTFGILIPIAFAVVGPENMNSLTISTSAILAGAVCGDHVSPISDTTILASAGAQCDHINHVSTQIPYVLCVAGCCVIGYLAAGITQNGWIGTLTGLAALTIVLIILDRRNNPKFAR, encoded by the coding sequence ATGAGCGGTACTATATTTGCACTGATTCCGCCAATCGTAGCAATCGCGCTGGCGTTGATTACGAAAGAGGTTTATCTGTCACTGTTGATTGGAATCCTGTCGGGCGCATTTCTCTTTACCGGACTGAACCCGATTCACGCGGTTGAAACCGTGATTGCTATTATGGGGGACAAGATTGGAGGCAACGTCAACATTCTTCTGTTCCTGTCATTTCTCGGAATTGTTGTGGCCCTGATTACCAAATCAGGAGCATCCAGGGCATACGGAGAGTGGGCGGCCCACTCCATCAAAAGCAGAAAAGGCGCGCTCCTTGCCACCATGTTTCTGGGTTCCCTGATTTTCGTGGATGACTACTTTAACTGTCTGACCGTTGGAACCGTTATGCGTCCGGTTACGGACAAACATAAGATAACGAGGGCGAAGCTGGCTTACATTATCGATGCCACGGCCGCTCCTATCTGTATTATTGCGCCGATATCAAGCTGGGCTGCGGCAGTAGGTTCCTCTCTTCCGGAGGACAGCGGCGTGGACGGGTTCGGACTGTTTCTGAGGACGATTCCGTTTAACCTGTATGCTATCCTGACAATTATCTTTATGCTGTTCATTATCATCGGGGGATTTGATTTCTCCGCTATGAGAAAGTATAACGAACGGGTGGAGCGGGAAGGTAAAGAAAAGACCATCGATGCGGATGCGGTCACCATTGCAGGCAACGGCAAGGTAATCGATCTGGTTGCTCCGATCCTGATACTGATTGCATTCTGTGTCAGCGGTATGCTGTATACGGGAGGAATTATGGACGGCGTCGGAATCGTCGAGGCGTTTGCCAACTGTGATTCCGCACTGAGCCTGGTGCTTGGCTCCTTCTTTACACTGGTGTTTATCTTTATCTTCTACCTGGTGAGAAAAGTCATCCATTTCAGTGAATTCTGCGAGAGCTTTACCATCGGTATCAAAGCAATGATTCCGGCCATTATGATTCTGTGCCTGGCATGGACCCTGTCCGGTATCTGCAGCGCCGATTATCTGAATATTGGCGGTTATGTCGGTTCCGTTGTCGGCGGAAGCGCCCTGGTGGGAGCTCTGATGCCCGCCATCATGTTCCTGGTAGCTTGCGGACTGGCATTCTCCACAGGAACTTCCTGGGGAACATTCGGCATTCTGATTCCTATCGCTTTTGCAGTGGTAGGTCCGGAAAATATGAACTCACTGACCATCTCCACATCGGCTATCCTGGCCGGAGCGGTCTGCGGCGATCACGTTTCACCGATCTCCGATACGACGATTCTGGCATCGGCCGGAGCGCAGTGTGACCATATTAACCACGTTTCCACGCAGATTCCTTATGTTCTCTGCGTAGCCGGATGCTGTGTCATCGGATATCTGGCGGCCGGCATTACCCAGAACGGCTGGATTGGCACCCTGACAGGCCTCGCCGCCCTTACCATCGTCCTGATTATCCTGGACCGCAGAAATAATCCGAAGTTCGCGCGGTGA
- the spoVT gene encoding stage V sporulation protein T: MKATGIVRRIDDLGRVVIPKEIRRTLRLREGTPLEIFTDREGEIILKKYSPMVELAAFAVQYAEAMAQSTGLMVCITDRDQVIAVSGGPKKDYLQKPVSRQLENAITERMTITAVKEDKNFITVVTEEPEGTTAQVVVPIICEGDAIGAVVILGREPRTRFGDTEVKLAATAAGFLGRQMEG, translated from the coding sequence ATGAAAGCTACAGGTATAGTCAGAAGAATTGATGATTTGGGCAGGGTGGTAATTCCTAAGGAAATCCGCCGGACTCTCAGACTCAGGGAAGGTACTCCGCTTGAAATATTTACGGACAGAGAAGGAGAAATAATCCTTAAGAAATATTCGCCGATGGTAGAGCTGGCCGCATTTGCCGTTCAGTACGCGGAGGCAATGGCTCAGTCCACCGGACTTATGGTATGCATCACAGACCGTGATCAGGTGATCGCAGTATCGGGAGGCCCCAAAAAGGATTACCTTCAGAAGCCGGTCAGCAGACAGCTTGAGAATGCAATCACGGAGCGTATGACAATCACAGCAGTGAAAGAGGACAAGAATTTTATCACTGTTGTAACAGAAGAACCGGAAGGAACTACGGCTCAGGTTGTAGTTCCGATTATCTGTGAGGGAGACGCAATCGGAGCGGTTGTAATCCTTGGAAGAGAACCGAGAACCAGATTTGGTGATACGGAAGTGAAGCTTGCGGCTACGGCAGCAGGATTCCTGGGTAGACAGATGGAAGGGTAA